TGTCCATACAAAATTAGACAAATTTGTATTTTGGCAAATCACAGATATATGCATCCTAAACAAAAAGTCGTAGATATAGTGTATGGAGTACTTATTATGAAGGAGCTTATCTGAAATTATTCTCAAGACCATTTGTGAGCGGCAGACAAACACTGGGCTCAGTGTACGTAACATAACTGTTCTTCTGTCGACATTATTTCAACAGGTTTCAGATACTTAGGGATCTTTTACCACACACTGATCAAAAGAGAGACAAGGCAACATTTCTCTTAGAGGTAAGGCTCCCAGCAGCAAGTTTGTCTCCTGGTGTTCTCGAAAGAAAACAAGTTTGTCTCCTGGTTGATTAACTTGGTTCTCTCTTGATGCTATTTTTATCCAGGTTATTGAATATATACGATTTTTGCAAGAGAAAGCACAGAAGTACGAGGCTTCATTTCCAGAATGGAACCAAGAAAATGCAAAGTTGCTCCCATGGGTAATTGTTTTTCCAAATCTGCAATATGCGATTAACAATCCATTCTTGGACGGCTGTATCTCAACTCTGTTCTATATTTTGTAGTCAAACATGTATTTTCGATCATCTTGGAAAAATGCACAGGTAAATTTTGTTTCCTGTAATTGCATGTCATCTCCGACTGAAATCTTCAGAACTTTCTGGTCAGCATCTTACACAtactattattcttgtggtccagaGTAAAGGGCAAATCGCAGAAGATGCCTCGCCTGACCCTTCACAATTCATCAGAAATGGGGCCTCCCCTGGATTCAATATCACAGGCAAGCTTGATGATAACCACACCGCGGCTATCTCAGGGGCACCGGATCAGGCAGAAACCGACCACATGGCTAGTGTGTCCTGTAGATCGGCGGACACTCCAACAAATATTATGAGTATGTTTGACAACCCACCTGTGCTTCTGTTCCCATTCTGGAAGTACTATTGGTTATTCATGAATATATCCTTTTTTATGCAGATAATGTTTCGCCCCAGTCCCAACCACAATGGGCAGATCCATCTGGTGTGGATGATTGCGCTGTGAACAGTGACGTGTTAAATAATCAACAATTGATGATTGATGAAGGAACAATCAGCGTGTCAAGCCAATATTCCCAAGAGTATGTTGCAAAGAATACCACTATCTTTAGTATTGTACGTCGCTACTTGAGTATCAGAATCCTGCATGTTAATAGTTATAATAGTTGCATTTTATTTTCAGAAACATTTGACATCCGCTTTTGATTGTTGCTATCAAATTAATGTTTCCCGGCAATTCTATAGTTTAGAATTTTAGGTTGATCTCCTTGGTTCTATTATCTTGTGTTCCTATGTCAGGTTTATAGAGCATATCGTGAAAAGCATTTTTCGCCTTTACCAAACAAAGTATATTGACACAATTAGGCTTTTGTTAACTCACAACAGGCTACTTAACACATTGACGCATGCTCTTCAAAGCTCGGGTATAGATTTGTCCCAAGCCAACATCTCTGTCCAGATCAACCTGGGCAAGCGAGCTGTCAAAAGACCTATTGCTGGACAATCCTCCAATTTTAAGGTACGTCACTCTTATCATACTTCATATTCCTCATATACCTATTTTAAAGATACCTCTGAAAAAATTCATACAAGTCCTGTCATTTCTATTGTAGCATTTGCAGTTCTAGGGAACTGCACAAAGTTGACTGTTTAGCCTGTCCATGCTTGGTACCATAATTTTGAATCACCTTAATAATTCTTTAAACTCAGTATCACATTACACACACTAAAGAGCTCAGAGGCAGTTCTTGCAAATGCATCCATCAGAGCACACACGCAGGCAGCACATAGGCACGCAACagcgcacacacacacgcgcgcgcacgtacacacgcagtagcaaacacacacgcagcagcacacatgcacacacacatgcagcagcagcacacatgtgcgcgtgcacccacacacgcaacagcacacacgcgcgcgcagacacataccgcatgaggggcaaaatcgtcttttcaggtgtcatttaggctcaaaatggacggaagtatcgtatagggaataaaatttaggactagtgtcaaatagggaagaaaaacttttccagtgtcaaataaggaaccagattttaagacagtgtcaaataaggaattttctctatACCTATTCTGAAGATACCTTTGCAAAAAATTCATACAATTCCTATCGTTTCTATTGTAGCATTTGCACACTTTAAATAGCTTTGAGTCAGTTCTTGTAAATGCGCCTTAACGTCTCCTTGTGTAGGTTATTCATCCCTACGTATTTTTTAAGTTTGACATGCGGTGTTTACATCCATGTAGGAGCACACCGATCTAGGCCCGACGAACAACATGATGGGCCATCAGCAGACGATGCTGGGCAACGCCGCCGAAGAGCTTCCCCATGCGACGAAGCGGTACAAGCCGGGCAACACCTGacggcggcgaccctcgccgcatTCTCCACCCAAGACAGGATTGATCATTCTTTCCTCTGCGGCATTGCCAGCGGAGACCCTGAGATTGCATGTACATTATGTTGTTCTGTGACGGCACCGGGACGAGCGAGACTTTGGTGCATTCTTTCATTTAATCTTCGCGCCGCCACCTTTTATTTATTGTTGaagtaaaagcaaaacaaaacaaagaagcTTCCATTGCAGATTGTGAAGCTGCTCttgtagtactagtatatacaggCTTCCATTCGTATGCGAAGTTTCTCCCCCGTGTAACCTGTAAGATAACTCGATCGACTATATTTCCTGTTAGTTAAGTCGCACCCTGGAGTATGTCAGCTTGTTGGTGTGTCCGCAGCTCTCATATCTGTTTTGCTATTATCTTATCTCTGTCGAATTGTGTTAATGATGAATTGGATGGAAGCCCGTGCCGCCTCATGCATTGTCGGTGGTTCCGGTGGCCGGCAGGCTGCGGCGCCGGTAGCTGACCGTCGTGCGGCGGCGAGGGGAGACACCGGGAGAAGCGGGTTCCGAGACGCGATCGCGTGACTTTGCTAGTGACGGAACCCCTACGCAACGCTTGCGGTGCAGCAGTGATGCGGGAACCTCGTTTACCCAGCACCTAACTAATTCAAAGTCTGACCCTGACTTTGCGGCCCACTCTTTGGAACTAAACAGCAGGCAGTGGCGAGATACAGCCAGAGCAAGTCCATTGTTCAAGATGCAAACGCGGTCCATTGTATTGCACGTCAAAATTAGTGCGCGTCAGTCTTTGTCCCTTCCAAGACGCTGTCACGCAGCGGGCGATGGTCGACGGCACAAGTAGAGCAGTGGACTTGACTTGGCGGCCTTTGACATGTGTTGGCAAGAAAAACCCTGAAGAGAAAAGGGATGTCGAAATGGACGCCACCTGCGACGGAGTGAAAGTCGAAGCGGTTGAAATCCGGCAACGCGCGCGCTGGTGCCGTCGTGATCGTGCGGATTCGCGGTGTGACAGTGGTGGGTGGGTGGGCGCCGCACTGACCTGCACTTTGCCTCATGGGCGTGCTGAGCAGATAATAACAAAtgaatactccctcctttccggtttataaggcttatctcaaaattttagttttttcgttttgtaaggctcaatttggttgttccttattacatgttcagatttcaaggtgcattaaatcattgcatgcaagtattaaaaaaAAATTGACCAACGCATGTGCtttgtgcatgcatgcattgcaattaatgcattggtaaacacaattgtttgaggaaaacaagcgcattagtTGACTGGTTTTGCAAATAcaaaaaattattccaccactcaccatctaccttggttggtgatttttgaattgagccctataaaccggaaaggagggagtagtaaaaggCAGAGGAGGTTAGGTTACGGGCGCGCGCGATCCCGCGACGGCGGCGATCCCGACGTGGCGTAAGCGTGCCGCGGGGACGGGGAGCACGCACGCCGGCGCGGTGGTGACTCGGAGAGCGAGGCTCGGCTCATCTGAGCTGACCTGAAGCCGATCCCGATGCCAGCCTTACTCGCAACCGGACGAATTGCTCGGCCTCCGACGCAGGTAGCTTTGGTATCGGCGCTGCACCGAATACGGGCTGGATCGTTCCTTCCTCACGACGCAAACGCTGCTAGTAGTAGAAAACCGCACGCACGCACGTACGCGAGTGGAGCCCTGCGCTCGCGCATTGcggatcgaggaggaggacgattgaggcGGCCCCTGGAGGGCAGCCTCGATCAGCTTCTGAACAAAAATCATGCTATGCTACTAAAACAGATCAGCATGGAACACCAAGTTCAAAAGTCGTAGCACCCGCCTCCTTCTTTGGCCTGTCATTTTAGACATCAATTAACACGGTCTCAATACCTACTTCTGGCCGTTGTTTTTCTTCTACCAGTAGCAGTATCAATTAACAATAATTCGTGGCCAAAGTTTATCATTTTCGTAAGTATCTGACCACACGGATCTAAATCAATATACTTGGGCAGAAACCGAGCGAAGAACTTCGCATTGCGTTCAGTAACAAAAATCACGCCCAGAACTAAACACCAATATCATCAGTTCAACCAAATCATCCAAATTCTGTACAACGGAATAAGAGCTTCTGACCACCACCATCAGAATGTACGAGTATATATGCATCACATCACATGCAAGCTCAATACAGAAACCGAAACCCCCCAACTCGTGCGTGTGGTTTTCTTCTAAGCCCTATGCTCATATGTACAACACAAAATCACATGCTGCTTATTCCGACAACAACAACGATGAAAAACTGGCAAAATCATGCCAATCTGTGTATATTATCACCTAACAAAAGGCACCATTTATCCCTCTCAGGTGCCTGTCCCCATCAATGCAATTGCAGCTAGATCTCCAATTATGCCTACTCAAGAAATGTAATCCAGGCCAGGCCATGGCTCTGGAAAGAATGTGTGTATATCCGAGGGTATCATAAAGCTGATAGCTCATCTGGTTGGTGCAAGCACTCATGAGGATTGGCATAGAAGTAGTCCTCTTCCTTGGGTTTGTCAGGAATCACCTGCCTCCTGGACGGCGCGCCCATGCGGCTCGTGTGTGATGCCTTCACAGAGGAGGAGAAATCGGTCCAGCTCAATGTGCCGTTTTTGTACTCATCGACGAGCTCAACTATAAGTTTCCGGTCTAGTAGCACTGTCTTCTTGAACCCCAAGTATCTGTGGACAGGGGACAAAACAACAGTTGAATGAAAATGCGGCAAAGCCTTTTTTTTCTGAAACAAGATTGTGACATCCCAAAGTTTCAGCTTCAAACATTAATTTTACCGAGGATGCAATCATGAAAAAACTGTATACACAACACAATTGTTCATGTTTTGAGACATTTGACTATTATCACCCAACTGAAATGAAACATTCTAAAAGTTGGGGTTTGAAAGAATCCTGCTACTCCTATAAGGATGATTGAGAACATTGAGATCATGCAGCATGGCATGGGGCAGGTAATAGGTGTttcgtttctttctttctttcttttttgagggGGTAATAGTTTTTTCTTGATATTTTTATTCCAAGGGACAAACTTCTATGTCTAGTGACAAGTATAACATGATACAGTGTCACATAACAAGGGAAAGGTTGGAACTTGATAGAAATACCTGCGATGGCCTTCAACAACTTTTGCCATGTTACCATCATAAGTGGGGATGAAAACATCACTCTCCAAGGACACCATATAATCCAATGCTGCCATCTGGGAAGAATGGTTCTGGAAAAACCTGAGTCCCGAAGGCAGTAACGTCTCTTTTCTTACCTGATCATCATCAATAGCAAATAAACTTTAGATATAAAAGACATGATAAGCATGCAGACTTGCAGTGCTGTGTTGAAGATGTTGAACTAACCACATTGGGATAAGCTGAGGTCAGTGCAGCCATTCTTCTTTGTCCACCATATATTTCACCAGCAGCAATATATATTTGATAATGGCGATCAATGTCGAGTGCCTTTAGTACCATCGCAATCTCCTCTGGTGTTAATGGACAGAGCCCGTCTTTCCTCTTCGCCTTGGAGTCGATCACTTTCTCTTTCCACCATGGGTAAGCGTATCTTCCAAGTTCAAGGAACAATTCATTTGTCAACTACAGGTCTAAAACATGTTGAGAAAATTTGGATGGGATGCAATACCTCATCCTTGTGAGCTCCTCGGCCTCCTCGTTGCTGCAACCATGTGTACACCCGGAGAAGGCAAGCATGTCCATCTCATACCGCAAGTGGAGAACCACAAAGGGTCCATTCTGACGAAGAATTTGAACCACACGCCTGCCCAGCTCTTCTATTTCAGGGGTAAATCTCAATGCATCAAAATTGACACGGCACCTAAGTTTCTGAATCTCCATGGGTAGGCCATTATTTGCAAGCCGAGCATCTGTTTTATTCAGATGAAGGACCTTGTACTTCTTTATCATTGGTAAAATCTGTTTTTCCAAAAATAACTACTTACAATCTTTATCTTGGTATGCATATGATTTAGAAACATGACAAGAAATGGGAGATGCAAATAAACCTGATTATGATAATAGGATATATCAGACCAGCTGACGGGTGGCATGGAGCGAAGATACCCCTGTTCAACTCTCTTTTTCAGCCTTGGAGGCAGCTCTTTCAGTATCCGGACCTCATCTCTCAATGATGCTATGAAGTAGTCCACATCAAATATATCTCGGAACTCACTGTAGGCAAAGCAACAGAAAAGGATAAGACAAAGGCATCCCTTGACTGAATTGTTAAGAATTGCAGTGGAAATGCTGACCTAGGATCAGCCCAAAATGAAGTTTTATCCAACTCCGGCACGATGAGTGTGACATTCAAGTATCTTGCAACCGTCACCATATCACATATCTGATTAACCAATGGAACTTTCATGGTTCAGTTTCAGTGTTTGAACAGCAGCAATGGCTCACAAATATAGACAGCGCAGTAAATTAGATGCATTGAGATTGTCACAAGCTGTACTTACAGCGGCTCGCATCTGGTTGAGACCGCCATTGCAGGACACCATCAGATAGCCATTGTTCTTGTAGATTCCTGAACATAGAACCGAACAAATCAAATGGCGGTAGAGGCTGCAACAGGGTTAGAATCAGTAGTAGTACACCGCACAGGAGACACGTTATGGTTAATCGAGCCATGGAAGTGAACTGTTCCCGACGAATGCGGAATCCTTGGACCGAATTGATCGGACATGAGCTGATCGACCCAAAAAAGAGGTGCTAACCCAACCAATCTCACAGGGAAGGCGACAAATGGAAAGGGGAAAGCATTAATGGAAGGCCCGAATATTCCTGAGCAAAGAAGGAAGGGAAGCCGCCTGATTCGCAGATGATTCCTAACCGGAGAAGGGAAGAGGAGGGGAGCAAAAGAAGCAGGAATCGGCCGACATACGCTTGGGCGGCAGCGGTAGCgcgaccgcggcggcggcggcggtggcggtggcggcgaccCTCTCGCGGTccgccggcagcagcagcgggCGCTGCACGATGACGAGCGTCTGCGCGAGGCAGCCGGACCAGACCCCGCCCAGGCCCAGCACGCTGGGCGCCAGGTGCTCCCCGAAGGCCGCCGCGAGCAGCACCACGACGCAGGTCCAGAGCAGCACGGTGGTGCTGGCGCGCGCCACCCAGAGGCtcacccgcgccgcccgccgcgcctTCCCGGCCTTCCCGCCGGCGCCCATCTCGTCCACGCGAGAAGAAACCCCCCACCCGAGGCCGAGCGGGTCAGGCGGTGCCGCGCCGCCTCCCTCCTGCCCGCCGTCTGAATGGCAGGAAGATTCCGGAAGGTTTTTTCCGCGATCAAAGCCCTCTCTCTCCTAACTGCGCTTCCTAGTCCTCGCCTCCTTGTCAAAACCTGTGCTCGCGCGGCGTGAGGGGTGGCGTGTTCGTACTGCCGGCGGGAGCACCGGCGGCGAGGGACGAGGCGCGTGTCAAAGTGTGCCCGCGTGGCCAGGCTGGTCTATTTGTACGCACACGGCAGCAAGTGGGGGCTGTCCGTACAAGCGCAGCAGGTCTAAACGGACGGGGTCTATGGACCGGTGGGACAAGTTCACCGTGCCGGCCCGTGGAGCCAGAGGGACGTGAGCGGGGATCGGTCCATGGAGCGCGTGTATGGACGGTCTGTTTTGACCTCATGGCCTGGGGTGGGCCCTGTGGTCGTCTGTCATCAGGGGTGCTTCGTGTGGCTGGCGCGTGGGGCCGGGCCCCGCGTGCCGAGAAACGAACTTATCGCCCGGATAGATTTCTGAAATGGGAGGAAAGAATATTTGTGGTTGGCGCCCGAATGTCTGCGTTGCCCAGGAATACTATCTCGCAAGAAACCTTGCTTTCTGAGGTTGTAGTACTAGCGCCATTTATTTCCGAGAGAATTTTATTAGTACCATGGACAGAAATTAAAGTATTGACAGGAACTCGCAGACATTTGGTTTCGCATATCAAAGCTAGGACAAAATTTCCGTTTTAACCTTTTGTGCTAACAAAATCCGGAATTGACCTCGTTTTCAGAAAATATTCAAATCTGGTTTTTTTTGTCACGCCAACAACCCTGGCGTCCAGCTTACACGGGAGACACCAGGGTCCCTGACCCGCTGCCGCGTTGACGTGCTAATGTGGCACAGGCCCAAACGCCATGTACCTTGGCGTCACGCGCGCGGGCCCAACCCACACATTCCCATCTCCTCTTCTCCTGGCAGCGATTGAATGAACATAGACCTCTTTCCCTTGCCCCTCTTCTCCCTCACACCAAATCCCCCCTTCATCTACTCCATCCTCCACTCAAATTCGTGGATCTGACCCCCCCCCAAGCATCCTTGAGGTATTCTCCTCCATTCCCTCCAATTTGTTTTGGTCGAGTTCTCTTTTTTATGCATTATTTCACATTAATTGATGTTAGATGGGTAGATGGCTTCTTTGTTTTAGGAATTTGTTTGtacttgatagatgatttgatagGTAGTAGATGATGTGTTATTGAATATGTAGGCAAAAACAATTCGGTTTGGTGCATATGTTGTCCCATAGGATTTTTTTCTACTAAGAGGGGTGATGAATATATGAAGTTTGTATGTAAAATAGACTTAGTTTGATTCTTTTCCCTCATTTTTCCTGCCAACCCGTTCCCCTCCTCTTTTTTCTTCCATCTGATTTCCCTCCCTCCTTTTCTTCCTGACATCCGGTTTCCCTCCAGTAAAATTCTTTTCCCTTCCAGCGATGACATTTTCTGGGTAATCACATAAATAAACCGATGCAAAGTTCCTTGCAGCTTCATTCATCACATTGCAACTGTCAACCCACATAGTCATCTTTTCTTCAATGAGTTTGCAGTTCTTTTCACCCGCCACATCCAAATATTTCTCAATGAAAACCATGTTGGCGTCAGCCATTCCTACATGAGTGACCTAACATTATTTAGTGCAACACCATAAACAAGTATGTAACTCTATCCCTAAGCAATAACCGTAACCCTAAGCAATAACCCTGATCCTAAGCATAACCATTGTGGTAATCCTAATCATAATCCTAAGCATTATTACCAGGAGAATGCATAGTACACTAACTAAATACATTAGGCTAAAGCTTACAACAAAACATATAGCACCATATTCGACCTTTTTTGCAAAGGATTTGCTAAAAGAAAGGAAAACTAGGGTTTGCTAAAATCCACTAACTATGATGGATTGAACCAACCAAGTCATGGGGGTGGAGTGGATTTACCTCAATGGTTGGAAATGCCTCCAATGCAACGGTGAAATGGGACCGATTTGTGAGGGGTTTGAGGGGAGTTGGGGTGGTGGAGAGAGAGTGATGGGGCAGTAGCTCGGGTGTGTGAGTGGAGAAGAATGAGGTACGAATGGCCTTGAGGAGGGCCCAATGCATCTTATCCACTAGAATATGACGAAAAACGCTAGGCACCGTGGTGTTTGGGGGTCGACAAGAGGCAACAAAAACATTTGCTCTCTGGTTACGACCGAAATGCCAGGGACAGTGACGTCTGGTACGTGGCCCCTATTACTGAATGCCAGACACCATGGCATTTGGTGGTCGACCAGAGGCAACATAAACATTTGCTCTCTAGTTATGACCCAAACGCCAGGGACAGTGGTGTCTGATACGTGGCCCCTATTACTAAACGCCGGAGACCATGGTGTTTGGGGGTTGACCAAAGGTAACAAAAACATTTACTCTCTGGTTATGACTGAAACGCCAGGGACGGTGGCGTCTGGTATGTGACCCCTATTACTGAACGTCGGGAACCTCGGCCTTTGGGGGCCGACCAGAGGCAACCGAAGTCTTTGCTCTCTGGTTACGACCGAAATGCCGACATCACTGGCGTCTCGCCCAGAGCAGAGCATGATGTCTCCCTGGCTATGGCGCCAGAAAGCtcatgtctgctagaactacgtcggtatttccccaaagaggaagggatgatg
This window of the Triticum aestivum cultivar Chinese Spring chromosome 5D, IWGSC CS RefSeq v2.1, whole genome shotgun sequence genome carries:
- the LOC123121815 gene encoding transcription factor BIM2 isoform X1, with protein sequence MGIQGNKATHDFLSLYAPAAAAAAAKDSSLQLHDSKPPAASQGFFLKTHDFLQPLEKPAASAPSGADRQQQQPQTTKHALPGGIGTFSVTQQVPGAAGPQPAAAAAVVVKPEPPPFVLWGQPTASQPPRAQGHHHQWTLPFAGAGQAATASRKHPSERKRRGGGGFMDSGSRSSGGAGFDDDDGLAARREVSSSLQELAVRVDAKGGSCSGSGTDQLPNTPKSKHSATEQRRRSKINDRFQILRDLLPHTDQKRDKATFLLEVIEYIRFLQEKAQKYEASFPEWNQENAKLLPWSNMYFRSSWKNAQSKGQIAEDASPDPSQFIRNGASPGFNITGKLDDNHTAAISGAPDQAETDHMASVSCRSADTPTNIMNNVSPQSQPQWADPSGVDDCAVNSDVLNNQQLMIDEGTISVSSQYSQELLNTLTHALQSSGIDLSQANISVQINLGKRAVKRPIAGQSSNFKEHTDLGPTNNMMGHQQTMLGNAAEELPHATKRYKPGNT
- the LOC123121815 gene encoding transcription factor BIM1 isoform X2, which encodes MGIQGNKATHDFLSLYAPAAAAAAAKDSSLQLHDSKPPAASQGFFLKTHDFLQPLEKPAASAPSGADRQQQQPQTTKHALPGGIGTFSVTQQVPGAAGPQPAAAAAVVVKPEPPPFVLWGQPTASQPPRAQELAVRVDAKGGSCSGSGTDQLPNTPKSKHSATEQRRRSKINDRFQILRDLLPHTDQKRDKATFLLEVIEYIRFLQEKAQKYEASFPEWNQENAKLLPWSNMYFRSSWKNAQSKGQIAEDASPDPSQFIRNGASPGFNITGKLDDNHTAAISGAPDQAETDHMASVSCRSADTPTNIMNNVSPQSQPQWADPSGVDDCAVNSDVLNNQQLMIDEGTISVSSQYSQELLNTLTHALQSSGIDLSQANISVQINLGKRAVKRPIAGQSSNFKEHTDLGPTNNMMGHQQTMLGNAAEELPHATKRYKPGNT
- the LOC123121815 gene encoding transcription factor BIM2 isoform X3, whose amino-acid sequence is MERCTTSMPGITRIQGPPRFSPYSAFFLKVQLAMKWGMPAVEFLFVVRKNSSYPVILSHSILAASINCVMHIVSLQCNCDTIRREHCDHQNKQNIPELAVRVDAKGGSCSGSGTDQLPNTPKSKHSATEQRRRSKINDRFQILRDLLPHTDQKRDKATFLLEVIEYIRFLQEKAQKYEASFPEWNQENAKLLPWSNMYFRSSWKNAQSKGQIAEDASPDPSQFIRNGASPGFNITGKLDDNHTAAISGAPDQAETDHMASVSCRSADTPTNIMNNVSPQSQPQWADPSGVDDCAVNSDVLNNQQLMIDEGTISVSSQYSQELLNTLTHALQSSGIDLSQANISVQINLGKRAVKRPIAGQSSNFKEHTDLGPTNNMMGHQQTMLGNAAEELPHATKRYKPGNT
- the LOC123121816 gene encoding rhamnogalacturonan I rhamnosyltransferase 1, yielding MGAGGKAGKARRAARVSLWVARASTTVLLWTCVVVLLAAAFGEHLAPSVLGLGGVWSGCLAQTLVIVQRPLLLPADRERVAATATAAAAAVALPLPPKRIYKNNGYLMVSCNGGLNQMRAAICDMVTVARYLNVTLIVPELDKTSFWADPSEFRDIFDVDYFIASLRDEVRILKELPPRLKKRVEQGYLRSMPPVSWSDISYYHNQILPMIKKYKVLHLNKTDARLANNGLPMEIQKLRCRVNFDALRFTPEIEELGRRVVQILRQNGPFVVLHLRYEMDMLAFSGCTHGCSNEEAEELTRMRYAYPWWKEKVIDSKAKRKDGLCPLTPEEIAMVLKALDIDRHYQIYIAAGEIYGGQRRMAALTSAYPNVVRKETLLPSGLRFFQNHSSQMAALDYMVSLESDVFIPTYDGNMAKVVEGHRRYLGFKKTVLLDRKLIVELVDEYKNGTLSWTDFSSSVKASHTSRMGAPSRRQVIPDKPKEEDYFYANPHECLHQPDELSAL